The following are encoded together in the Kribbella sp. CA-293567 genome:
- a CDS encoding alpha/beta fold hydrolase — MPRLPGLVVTDHVFTVPLDHSQPGGPTIEVLAREAVASAKVDADLPWLVYLQGGPGSGAPRPMAASGWIGRATQDYRVLLLDQRGTGRSTPVTARTASKLAPAELAAYLRHFRADSIVRDLELIRAQLSPGKPWTTLGTSYGGFITLTYLSLAPEGLRTCLITGGLPGLDTTADEVYSRTYPRVRGKVEAFYQRYPEDVDRVDRIVDHLRAHDVRLPDGDRLTVRRFQTLGFGLGMGDYAETLHWLLDEAWDGDVLAAKFLYGVMNQTSMGLSPIFVVLHESIYAQDTRPTRWAASRLRPSSFDREASPVLLTGEMIYPWMLDEMALLQPFKEAAELLASATDWTPLYDVARLEANRVPVAAAVWHDDMYVDAGLSLETAARVGNLKTWVTNEWEHDGVRVSGGVVLDRLLTLAADLPQV, encoded by the coding sequence GTGCCAAGACTCCCAGGACTTGTCGTCACCGATCACGTGTTCACCGTGCCGCTCGATCACTCGCAGCCGGGCGGGCCGACCATCGAGGTTCTGGCTCGTGAGGCCGTTGCCTCGGCCAAGGTCGACGCTGATCTGCCGTGGCTGGTGTACCTGCAAGGCGGCCCGGGTTCCGGCGCGCCTCGGCCCATGGCGGCCAGTGGCTGGATCGGCCGCGCCACTCAGGACTACCGGGTGCTGCTGCTCGACCAGCGCGGCACAGGGCGCAGTACTCCGGTGACGGCCCGTACTGCGTCCAAGCTCGCGCCCGCCGAGCTCGCGGCGTACCTGCGACACTTCCGCGCCGACTCCATCGTGCGAGACCTGGAACTCATCCGGGCGCAGCTCAGTCCGGGGAAGCCGTGGACGACCCTCGGCACGAGCTACGGCGGTTTCATCACGCTGACCTACCTGTCGCTGGCGCCGGAGGGTTTGCGCACCTGCCTGATCACCGGCGGCCTGCCCGGCCTCGACACGACGGCCGACGAGGTCTACAGCCGCACCTATCCACGGGTGCGCGGCAAGGTGGAGGCGTTCTACCAGCGCTATCCCGAGGACGTCGACCGGGTGGACCGGATCGTCGACCACCTGCGCGCCCACGACGTACGGCTGCCGGATGGTGACCGACTGACTGTCCGGCGCTTCCAGACACTCGGCTTCGGCCTCGGGATGGGCGACTATGCCGAGACCCTGCACTGGCTGCTCGACGAGGCGTGGGACGGCGACGTACTGGCGGCCAAGTTCCTCTATGGCGTGATGAACCAGACCTCGATGGGCCTGAGCCCGATCTTCGTCGTGCTGCACGAGTCGATCTACGCGCAGGACACGCGACCGACACGCTGGGCCGCCTCCCGGCTGCGGCCGTCGTCCTTCGACCGGGAGGCGTCGCCGGTGCTGCTGACCGGCGAGATGATCTACCCCTGGATGCTCGACGAGATGGCGCTGCTCCAGCCGTTCAAGGAGGCGGCCGAACTGCTGGCTTCGGCGACCGACTGGACTCCCCTGTACGACGTAGCGCGGCTGGAGGCCAACCGCGTACCGGTGGCGGCTGCTGTCTGGCATGACGACATGTACGTCGATGCCGGGTTGTCGCTGGAGACGGCGGCTCGGGTCGGCAATCTCAAGACCTGGGTCACCAACGAGTGGGAACACGATGGTGTCCGGGTGTCGGGCGGCGTCGTACTGGATCGGTTGCTCACCCTCGCGGCAGACCTTCCGCAGGTTTGA
- a CDS encoding winged helix DNA-binding domain-containing protein, with product MKISAGELNRATLARQFLLEREALDAVEGTLRIVAIQAQHPASPYLALWNRLVSFDPGELDAAFAAGQVVKGTLLRLTLHAVHVDDHAPWHLAMQPTMRSRLTQARSGGLPPEEVHKLVPRLQDFLAEPRGNTEIEDWLSSHPGVVGKDVWWCLRCFVPMLHVPTGGPWSFGQRPAYVATDAAPYSVEQSDAALETLVWRYLTGFGPASIADIAQFTSVQRTRTRAAVEALRSRLLIFEGPDGKDLYDVPDAPLPSADTPAPPRLMPMWDSTLLAYDDRTRIVPAEYKTVVTRTNGDVLPTLLIDGHVAGVWRPVAEGIEATAFRPLPRTVWKALETEAASLLAFLADRDPGVYTRYGRWWSTLPAAETRVLAG from the coding sequence ATGAAAATCAGCGCGGGCGAGCTCAACCGGGCCACGCTGGCCCGGCAGTTTCTGCTGGAGCGGGAGGCGCTGGACGCCGTCGAGGGCACCCTCCGGATCGTCGCGATCCAGGCGCAGCACCCGGCCTCGCCGTACCTTGCGCTGTGGAACCGGCTGGTGTCCTTCGATCCAGGTGAGCTGGATGCGGCGTTCGCGGCCGGGCAGGTGGTGAAGGGGACGCTGCTACGGCTGACGCTGCACGCGGTGCATGTCGACGACCACGCGCCGTGGCACCTCGCGATGCAGCCGACGATGCGGTCGCGGCTGACTCAGGCGCGCTCTGGCGGGCTGCCGCCCGAGGAAGTGCACAAGCTGGTCCCGCGGCTGCAGGACTTCCTGGCGGAACCCCGCGGCAACACGGAGATCGAGGACTGGCTCAGTTCGCATCCCGGAGTCGTCGGCAAGGACGTGTGGTGGTGCCTGCGCTGCTTCGTCCCGATGCTGCACGTCCCGACCGGTGGACCGTGGTCGTTCGGTCAGCGCCCGGCGTACGTCGCCACGGACGCGGCGCCGTACTCGGTCGAGCAGTCCGATGCCGCGCTGGAGACTCTGGTCTGGCGCTACCTGACCGGTTTCGGTCCCGCGTCGATCGCCGACATCGCCCAGTTCACCTCAGTTCAACGGACCCGCACGCGCGCCGCTGTCGAGGCGTTGCGATCGAGGCTGCTGATCTTCGAGGGACCCGACGGCAAGGACCTGTACGACGTACCGGACGCGCCACTGCCGTCGGCAGACACCCCTGCTCCCCCACGGTTGATGCCGATGTGGGACAGCACGCTGCTCGCCTACGACGACCGGACCCGCATCGTCCCCGCGGAGTACAAGACCGTCGTCACCCGCACCAACGGCGACGTGCTGCCGACCCTGCTGATCGACGGCCACGTCGCCGGCGTCTGGCGTCCTGTTGCCGAGGGCATCGAAGCCACGGCCTTCCGCCCCTTGCCTCGCACAGTCTGGAAGGCCCTCGAAACCGAAGCCGCGAGTCTGCTCGCCTTCCTCGCCGACCGCGACCCCGGCGTCTACACCCGCTACGGCCGCTGGTGGTCCACCCTCCCGGCCGCCGAAACCCGCGTGCTGGCGGGCTAG
- a CDS encoding VOC family protein produces MAIARFPSFVLDCPDPAALAKFYGVLLGWEVKASAEWGEVRGDGQCICFQPVENYRPPVWPGQDVPQQVHLDVMVEDLDAGEAAVLDLGATKHDHQPGDKFRVFLDPAGHPFCLCVD; encoded by the coding sequence ATGGCTATCGCACGGTTTCCGAGCTTCGTTCTCGACTGCCCCGACCCTGCCGCCCTGGCAAAGTTCTACGGCGTCCTGCTGGGGTGGGAGGTGAAGGCCTCCGCCGAGTGGGGAGAGGTGCGCGGCGACGGGCAGTGCATCTGCTTCCAGCCGGTGGAGAATTACCGACCACCCGTCTGGCCGGGCCAGGACGTGCCGCAACAGGTCCACCTCGATGTGATGGTCGAAGACCTCGACGCGGGTGAAGCGGCCGTCCTGGACCTCGGCGCGACCAAACACGACCACCAACCCGGGGACAAGTTCCGCGTCTTCCTCGACCCCGCGGGCCACCCCTTCTGCCTCTGCGTCGACTAA
- a CDS encoding RICIN domain-containing protein — MTVLRSVRVFTAAVLAGVCAIGTVQAQAGSAAEPAGGAVVIVSVPNGRVVDLDGGGATDGREIQEWPGNGSVAQQWQVVREGEHHKVKLVGNQAWCVGRDQARVVLRSCSNILAEWDFEDLGGRFRIREPGGGYLQVVATSPSNGRGLVIGQGSGVAAEWLVHTAEVPRRPMPADPRLDQVTFLTSHNAMANTDEGFWGRFPNQSYRLKDQLTQGVRGLQLDAHVYQGDVRMCHGSCWGNERTLTAGLQDVVDFLNADRGAVVTLFIEDYTSIEELRAAVARVNGFADRVFNPAQAGVRQNGWPRISELVAQNRRLLVFSQRSGRDAYGVMFDRDWTAENYWSLGSGGGDIQCYSRWDEVPLAKEEPGFRRLHSMNHYRDIPSEGAAGADNGSKLADRVRRVCGPVAGRKPNYVALDFYQKPEGGAVRNLIADLNAYW, encoded by the coding sequence GTGACGGTTCTTCGTTCGGTCCGAGTTTTCACTGCCGCGGTACTCGCAGGAGTCTGCGCGATCGGCACGGTGCAGGCGCAGGCCGGCTCCGCGGCGGAGCCGGCCGGCGGCGCGGTGGTCATCGTGAGCGTGCCCAACGGGCGCGTGGTCGACCTGGACGGTGGTGGCGCGACCGATGGGCGGGAGATCCAGGAATGGCCCGGGAACGGATCGGTCGCTCAGCAGTGGCAGGTGGTGCGTGAAGGTGAGCACCACAAGGTCAAGCTGGTCGGCAATCAGGCCTGGTGCGTAGGGCGGGACCAGGCGCGAGTGGTGCTCAGAAGTTGCTCGAACATCCTGGCCGAGTGGGACTTCGAGGATCTCGGTGGCCGGTTCAGGATCAGGGAACCCGGAGGTGGGTACCTCCAGGTCGTGGCCACGAGCCCGTCGAACGGGCGAGGACTGGTCATCGGCCAAGGCTCCGGAGTCGCGGCCGAGTGGCTGGTCCACACCGCCGAGGTACCGCGCCGGCCGATGCCTGCGGATCCCCGGCTCGACCAGGTCACGTTCCTGACGTCGCACAACGCGATGGCCAACACCGACGAGGGATTCTGGGGACGCTTCCCGAATCAGTCCTACCGGCTGAAGGATCAGCTCACCCAGGGCGTTCGCGGGCTGCAGCTCGACGCCCATGTCTATCAGGGTGACGTCCGGATGTGTCACGGGAGTTGCTGGGGCAACGAGCGGACCCTGACGGCCGGTCTGCAGGACGTGGTCGACTTCCTGAACGCCGATCGCGGCGCGGTGGTCACCCTGTTCATCGAGGACTACACCAGTATCGAGGAGCTGCGAGCAGCCGTTGCCCGGGTCAACGGGTTCGCCGACCGCGTCTTCAACCCGGCACAGGCCGGCGTACGGCAGAACGGGTGGCCGAGGATCTCCGAGCTGGTGGCTCAGAACAGAAGACTGCTGGTCTTCTCGCAGCGCTCCGGCCGCGACGCGTACGGCGTGATGTTCGACCGCGACTGGACCGCGGAGAACTACTGGTCCCTCGGCTCCGGCGGCGGCGACATCCAGTGCTACAGCCGCTGGGACGAGGTGCCGCTGGCCAAGGAGGAGCCCGGCTTCCGTCGGCTGCACTCGATGAACCACTACCGCGACATCCCCTCCGAGGGGGCCGCCGGTGCCGACAACGGCAGCAAGCTCGCCGACCGCGTCCGCCGGGTCTGCGGTCCTGTCGCGGGTCGCAAGCCGAACTACGTCGCCCTCGACTTCTACCAGAAGCCCGAAGGAGGCGCGGTCCGCAACCTGATAGCCGATCTCAATGCCTATTGGTGA
- a CDS encoding MMPL family transporter: MSRFLSRVGAFSAGHRLVVAGAWIVVTAVFAVLTITGAKFSDAPFSIGGAESTTALATMEKEFPAAAGPASGELMLVVEAPDGTSLADPGVKKLVTDLVSRAGDVPGVLSASDPYDERRPFVSEDGSVAVATLAVELEAEQATVEKDLRKAAANLAGAGYTIELGGSLEDGAPEIASITEAVGVVVAFVVLLLTFGSLAAAGANLLTALSGVVVGMIGVLAWSSVGDGIQSTTLILGLMLGLAVGIDYALLILSRFRDELRRGAGIDAAVARASGTAGTSVLVAGTTVVIALAGLAIVKISFITEMGLGAAFAVIVAVVASLTVVPAVLKTLGYKALPRRERPVAGEEKVVVDERTSKTEPRFGILRRWALLVVDRPVLSMLIATVAIGALAVPALSLETELDPPGGADPASSQRAAYQIVSDAFGAGEQNPLIVLFEGSEAAATATATAEEVAALPGVVDVSPAQPAESGAVAFLAVTPEYGPADARTGELVNSLRTAMADTQGAKVSVTGQTAVDVDVDSRLSSGLVTYLICVAGFSLLLLMLVFRSIAVPVLATAGFLLSLAAGIGVTVAVFQWGWAGGLVGLDEARPLASLMPLIVVGVLFGLAMDYQVFLVSRIHEAHRQGLHTRAAVLRGFGQASPIVVAAAAIMASVFAGFAFSGGDAMVASVGLALTVGVLVDALLVRMVLVPAALQLLGEVSWWLPRWLDRLLPTVDTEGATLQDPDLSDARIF; the protein is encoded by the coding sequence ATGTCTCGATTCTTGTCCAGGGTCGGTGCCTTCAGCGCCGGTCACCGTCTCGTGGTCGCCGGTGCCTGGATCGTGGTGACCGCGGTCTTCGCGGTGCTGACGATCACCGGCGCGAAGTTCTCCGATGCGCCGTTCAGCATCGGCGGCGCCGAGTCCACCACGGCGCTGGCCACCATGGAAAAGGAGTTCCCGGCCGCAGCGGGTCCGGCGTCCGGCGAGCTGATGCTGGTCGTCGAGGCGCCGGACGGTACGTCGCTGGCCGACCCCGGAGTGAAGAAGCTGGTCACCGACCTGGTGTCGCGCGCCGGCGACGTACCGGGGGTGCTGTCCGCCTCGGACCCGTACGACGAGCGCCGTCCGTTCGTGTCGGAGGACGGCTCGGTGGCCGTCGCCACCCTCGCCGTCGAGCTGGAGGCCGAGCAGGCGACGGTCGAGAAGGACCTTCGCAAGGCCGCGGCGAACCTGGCCGGAGCGGGATACACGATCGAACTGGGTGGCTCACTCGAGGACGGTGCGCCCGAGATCGCCAGCATCACCGAAGCGGTCGGGGTCGTGGTCGCGTTCGTCGTCCTGCTGCTGACCTTCGGCTCGCTGGCCGCGGCCGGCGCGAACCTGCTGACCGCCCTGTCCGGGGTCGTGGTCGGCATGATCGGCGTCCTCGCCTGGTCGTCGGTCGGTGACGGCATCCAGTCCACGACCCTGATCCTCGGGCTGATGCTGGGACTCGCGGTCGGCATCGACTACGCGCTCCTGATCCTGTCGCGGTTCCGCGACGAGCTCCGTCGGGGAGCCGGTATCGACGCTGCCGTGGCCAGAGCCTCCGGTACTGCGGGCACCTCCGTGCTGGTGGCGGGAACCACCGTGGTGATTGCCTTGGCGGGACTGGCGATCGTGAAGATCTCGTTCATCACCGAGATGGGCCTGGGTGCGGCCTTCGCTGTGATCGTGGCCGTGGTCGCTTCTCTCACCGTCGTGCCGGCCGTGCTGAAAACCCTTGGCTACAAGGCGTTGCCGCGCAGAGAACGCCCGGTCGCCGGCGAGGAGAAGGTGGTAGTAGACGAGAGGACCAGCAAAACGGAGCCCCGTTTCGGCATCCTGCGTCGCTGGGCCTTGCTGGTGGTCGATCGGCCTGTCCTCAGCATGCTGATCGCCACGGTCGCCATCGGCGCGCTCGCAGTACCGGCGCTCTCGCTGGAGACCGAGCTCGATCCTCCGGGGGGCGCCGACCCGGCCAGCTCCCAGCGCGCGGCGTACCAGATCGTGAGCGACGCTTTCGGTGCCGGCGAACAGAATCCGCTGATCGTCCTGTTCGAAGGCTCGGAGGCGGCCGCAACCGCGACAGCGACCGCCGAGGAGGTCGCGGCGCTCCCGGGAGTCGTCGACGTCAGTCCGGCTCAGCCGGCCGAAAGCGGAGCAGTCGCCTTCCTGGCGGTCACTCCCGAGTACGGTCCCGCCGACGCGCGGACCGGCGAGCTGGTGAACTCGTTGCGCACGGCAATGGCCGACACGCAGGGAGCGAAGGTCTCGGTCACCGGTCAGACAGCCGTCGACGTGGATGTCGACTCGCGGCTTTCGTCGGGTCTCGTCACCTACCTGATCTGCGTGGCGGGATTCTCGCTGCTCCTGCTGATGCTCGTCTTCCGGTCGATCGCGGTACCGGTGCTGGCGACGGCCGGGTTCCTGCTGTCCCTTGCCGCAGGCATCGGAGTGACGGTCGCGGTCTTCCAGTGGGGTTGGGCCGGTGGCCTCGTCGGTCTGGACGAAGCAAGGCCGCTGGCAAGTCTGATGCCGCTCATCGTGGTCGGTGTGCTGTTCGGACTGGCGATGGACTACCAGGTGTTCCTGGTCTCCCGGATCCACGAGGCGCATCGGCAGGGCCTGCACACCCGGGCCGCCGTACTGCGGGGCTTCGGTCAAGCGTCGCCGATCGTGGTCGCGGCAGCCGCCATCATGGCGTCGGTGTTCGCAGGCTTCGCCTTCAGTGGTGGTGACGCCATGGTCGCGTCGGTCGGGCTGGCCCTGACCGTAGGCGTCCTGGTGGACGCACTCCTGGTCCGCATGGTGCTGGTACCGGCCGCTCTGCAACTCCTGGGCGAAGTCAGTTGGTGGCTGCCGCGCTGGCTGGACCGGCTCCTTCCGACCGTGGACACCGAGGGCGCGACCTTGCAAGACCCCGATCTCAGCGACGCGCGGATCTTTTGA
- a CDS encoding response regulator, translating to MSVVRVLIVDDQAMIRSGIRALLETGDGVEVVGEAADGQRGVSMARALLPDVILLDLRMPVLDGVAAIVQLRADPATAGIGILVLTTFDTDQNVLAALKAGANGFLGKSADHEELLQAVTRVAAGDASLSAVATNTVVGHLARTALKPQVHEQASPEDLRKVASLTSREREVVTLVARGLSNDAIAEHLFISPMTAKTHVNRSMSKLQVSDRSQLVVAALRAGLLDQH from the coding sequence ATGAGCGTCGTACGCGTACTCATCGTCGACGATCAGGCGATGATCCGCTCCGGGATCCGCGCGCTGCTCGAGACGGGCGACGGAGTCGAGGTTGTCGGCGAAGCGGCCGACGGCCAGCGGGGGGTCAGTATGGCGCGAGCGCTGCTGCCCGATGTCATCTTGCTGGATCTGCGGATGCCGGTACTCGACGGTGTGGCCGCGATCGTTCAGTTGCGTGCCGACCCGGCTACTGCCGGGATCGGCATTCTGGTGTTGACCACCTTCGACACCGACCAGAACGTGCTCGCCGCGCTGAAGGCCGGGGCCAACGGGTTCCTCGGGAAGTCCGCGGATCACGAGGAACTGTTGCAGGCGGTCACTCGGGTCGCGGCGGGAGACGCGTCGCTGTCCGCCGTTGCGACCAACACCGTCGTCGGGCATCTGGCTCGTACTGCGCTCAAACCGCAGGTGCACGAGCAGGCGTCACCGGAGGATCTTCGCAAGGTCGCATCGCTGACGTCGCGCGAGCGCGAGGTGGTGACTCTGGTTGCCCGCGGACTGAGCAACGACGCCATCGCCGAGCATCTGTTCATCTCGCCGATGACGGCGAAGACCCATGTCAACCGGTCGATGAGCAAGCTGCAGGTCTCGGACCGGTCCCAACTCGTCGTCGCGGCGCTGCGGGCCGGCCTGCTCGACCAGCACTGA
- a CDS encoding sensor histidine kinase, producing the protein MEWARSSVRRMDPWVVSGVLTAAVTLMVGGVSAVVGEDAGAAGLWIALGLGVVGLALSTRASIVTAVVAALLAAQTVRDPAPWGSWAVAGALLFLFALRRPRFDAVAAGIAFAGAVMAATFLTGLDGGNGGTFGLIALAVAMVGVGQWVQAQRRYVIAEIGRRRQETERRREEVARHVAEERLRIARELHDSVAHHLAVVSVHTNVARANLLRSPQVAERALDDVQVATQSVLEELQIVLNVLRASESELVPSTPVGADLVEDLLLSFEGIGLRVETNGLEQLSTLAPVARTAAQRLLQEALTNAQRYGDGSAEVIASAPVNGYVTLSIRNTRAAQGTATAGGSGLGLGLVGMEERVHLLGGTFRAGPEADGFLVTAQLPATAPRPTKEPLG; encoded by the coding sequence ATGGAATGGGCGCGGTCGTCGGTACGCCGGATGGATCCCTGGGTGGTTTCAGGCGTGCTGACGGCCGCGGTGACGTTGATGGTGGGTGGGGTGTCCGCTGTCGTCGGCGAAGATGCCGGTGCGGCCGGCTTGTGGATCGCCCTTGGTCTAGGAGTGGTCGGTCTCGCGCTGTCCACGCGGGCGTCGATCGTGACTGCGGTGGTGGCCGCGCTGCTGGCTGCTCAGACCGTGCGTGATCCGGCTCCGTGGGGGTCGTGGGCGGTCGCTGGCGCGTTGTTGTTCCTGTTCGCATTGCGCCGTCCACGCTTCGACGCGGTCGCCGCCGGGATCGCGTTCGCGGGGGCCGTGATGGCCGCGACGTTCCTCACCGGCCTGGACGGCGGCAACGGCGGCACGTTCGGGTTGATAGCCCTCGCTGTCGCGATGGTCGGGGTGGGGCAGTGGGTGCAGGCTCAGCGGCGGTACGTGATCGCGGAAATCGGGCGGCGTCGGCAGGAGACTGAGCGGCGGCGGGAAGAAGTGGCTCGGCACGTGGCCGAGGAACGACTGCGGATCGCCCGCGAGCTGCACGACAGCGTCGCCCATCACCTCGCGGTGGTCAGCGTCCACACCAACGTCGCGAGAGCGAACCTGCTGCGTTCGCCGCAGGTGGCCGAGCGGGCGCTCGACGACGTTCAGGTCGCGACTCAGTCGGTACTGGAGGAGTTGCAAATCGTTCTCAACGTCCTTCGGGCCTCCGAATCCGAGCTCGTCCCGTCCACTCCGGTCGGTGCCGATCTGGTCGAGGACCTGTTGCTGAGTTTCGAGGGCATCGGGCTGCGAGTCGAGACCAACGGGCTGGAGCAGCTGTCGACGCTGGCGCCAGTCGCGCGCACCGCCGCCCAGCGTCTGCTTCAAGAAGCTCTCACCAATGCGCAGCGGTACGGCGACGGTAGCGCCGAGGTCATCGCCAGTGCTCCCGTCAACGGCTACGTCACCCTGTCGATCCGCAACACCCGGGCGGCGCAGGGGACGGCGACGGCTGGTGGTAGCGGACTCGGACTAGGACTGGTGGGCATGGAGGAACGGGTCCATCTGCTGGGCGGTACATTTCGGGCGGGTCCGGAGGCGGACGGCTTCCTGGTGACCGCCCAACTCCCGGCCACCGCCCCGCGACCCACGAAGGAGCCGCTCGGATGA
- a CDS encoding cupin domain-containing protein, whose product MGEIANSEAVVIGRADGREDGEDWTDDYTELPGGVGISLILESTSKEGVGPRLHLHHYPETFVIRRGSALFTVGDSQFVGRAGQIIVVPAETPHKFSTGPDGYEAIHIHESSSFETIWLE is encoded by the coding sequence ATGGGTGAGATCGCGAACTCCGAAGCTGTGGTGATCGGGCGGGCCGATGGCCGGGAGGACGGCGAGGACTGGACCGACGACTACACCGAGTTGCCTGGTGGGGTGGGAATCTCGCTGATTCTGGAGTCGACCAGCAAGGAAGGCGTCGGTCCGCGGTTGCATCTGCATCACTACCCGGAGACCTTCGTGATCCGGCGGGGATCGGCGCTCTTCACGGTGGGGGACAGTCAGTTCGTCGGTAGGGCAGGGCAGATCATCGTGGTGCCGGCTGAGACACCCCACAAGTTCTCCACCGGGCCCGATGGGTACGAGGCGATTCATATTCATGAGAGCTCGAGCTTCGAGACCATTTGGCTGGAGTAG
- a CDS encoding aldehyde dehydrogenase family protein, with the protein MLDELTGRTIEIYDPANGDLVGAVSIATPTEIDRAVERAQQRSTDWARTPAADRGAAVRAAAGLLREHADELAELNRAETGKPFDEARGGVLAGVGTLEQYAELGPVHRGRTLLGNSNATDLMVPEPRGVVVALTPWNDPVAVACGLLGAALVTGNVVIHKPSERCPHTGRRLGELMAAALPDGVLTTLLGDGDVGAELAGRPEANVIAHVGSTATGRSIARAAAATGAKVLLENGGNDPLIVDEDVDPVWAAGQAALGAFANSGQLCVAVERIYVHRALADRFLDALAAEASSRQLAPLVDRRHRELVHRQVAAAVSSGATALTGGDLPSGPGAHYPATVLADCGPELEVMQAETFGPVAPVAVVDSFDEALRLAATGEYGLAASVLTGSMTNAQRAWRELPVGTVKINAVFGGAPGGAAQPRRASGSGFGYGPELLDELTQVKVVHWEAPPVAPGTV; encoded by the coding sequence GTGCTCGACGAACTGACCGGCCGGACGATCGAGATCTACGACCCGGCGAACGGCGACCTGGTCGGCGCGGTGTCGATCGCGACACCGACCGAGATCGACCGTGCAGTGGAGCGGGCCCAGCAGCGCAGTACCGACTGGGCCCGTACGCCGGCGGCCGACCGTGGCGCTGCCGTCCGGGCGGCCGCGGGGTTGCTCCGGGAACATGCGGACGAGTTGGCCGAACTCAACCGCGCCGAGACCGGCAAGCCCTTCGACGAGGCGCGCGGCGGAGTACTGGCTGGTGTCGGCACTCTCGAGCAGTACGCCGAACTCGGGCCGGTGCACCGCGGTAGGACGCTACTCGGCAACTCCAACGCGACGGACCTGATGGTCCCCGAGCCCAGAGGTGTCGTCGTCGCGTTGACTCCCTGGAACGACCCGGTCGCCGTCGCCTGCGGTCTGCTCGGAGCAGCCCTGGTCACCGGCAACGTCGTGATCCACAAGCCGAGCGAGCGGTGTCCCCACACAGGTCGCCGGCTGGGTGAGCTGATGGCGGCGGCCTTGCCGGACGGCGTACTGACTACGTTGCTCGGTGATGGCGACGTCGGCGCGGAGCTGGCGGGCCGACCGGAGGCGAACGTGATCGCTCACGTCGGCAGCACGGCCACCGGACGATCGATCGCCAGAGCTGCGGCGGCAACGGGTGCAAAGGTCTTGCTGGAGAACGGCGGAAACGACCCGTTGATCGTGGACGAGGACGTGGATCCGGTCTGGGCAGCCGGCCAGGCGGCACTCGGCGCCTTCGCGAACTCGGGCCAGCTCTGCGTCGCCGTCGAGCGGATCTACGTGCACCGTGCGCTGGCAGACCGCTTCCTGGATGCTTTGGCGGCTGAGGCCAGTTCGCGACAGTTGGCGCCGCTGGTGGACCGCAGGCATCGCGAACTCGTTCACCGCCAGGTCGCGGCCGCGGTGAGCTCCGGTGCGACCGCCCTGACCGGCGGCGACCTCCCGTCCGGCCCTGGTGCGCACTACCCGGCCACAGTGCTCGCGGACTGTGGTCCTGAGCTCGAGGTGATGCAAGCGGAGACGTTCGGCCCGGTGGCGCCGGTAGCGGTCGTCGACAGTTTCGACGAAGCGCTGCGGCTCGCGGCCACCGGCGAGTACGGGCTCGCAGCCTCCGTACTCACCGGCTCGATGACCAACGCGCAGCGTGCCTGGCGCGAGCTCCCTGTCGGCACGGTCAAGATCAACGCCGTCTTCGGTGGCGCGCCAGGCGGAGCCGCCCAGCCGCGCCGGGCGAGCGGATCAGGGTTCGGCTACGGCCCCGAACTGCTGGACGAGCTGACACAGGTCAAGGTGGTGCACTGGGAGGCGCCGCCAGTTGCCCCCGGCACCGTCTGA